One window from the genome of Methanobacterium sp. encodes:
- a CDS encoding cation-translocating P-type ATPase has translation MTNDLDIKDISGLSQIEVAERQKKEGYNELPSTKKRTILTILFEVIREPMFLLLIASGIIYLFLGSLDEALMLLGFVFVIIGITFYQERKTERTLEALRDLSSPRALVIRDGEKKRIPGREVVRDDILILEEGDRVPADAVVLSCSHLLINESLLTGESVPVRKVPCGGVMDMYPPGGDELPSVYSGTLVVQGQGIAQVQNIGLKTEMGKIGKRLETLEDEDTSLQKETRTLVRNFALAGIVLCAAVVIIYGLTRLDWINGFLAGITLAMAILPEEIPVVLTIFLALGAWRISKKEVLTRRSHAIQALGSATVLCVDKTGTLTLNQMSVSKIYANGDFYEVNTEKQDSLPENFHELVEFSILASQRDPFDPMEKALEKLGEDTLSDTEHLHDDWTIVREYPLSQELLAMSHVWKSPDGEDYIIAAKGAPEAIADLCHLNEKDTQKMLQNIKSMANEGLRILGVAKASFKQVGLPVEQHDFKFEFLGLIGYIDPVRPGVADAIDECYNAGLRVVMITGDYPGTAKKIAEQIGLKPREKIITGPELDNMDDSKLQNEIKNVNIFARVVPEQKLRLVNALKANNEVVVMTGDGVNDAPALKSAQIGISMGDRGTDVAREASALVLLNDDFSSIVDAVKMGRRIFDNLKKAIAYIFAVHIPIIGMSLIPVLFNLPLVLLPVQIVFLELIIDPSCSIVFEAEPAEANVMKRPPRSVKEPLFDRRVISLSILQGISVLIIVLGVYAITLYNGQGDMEARALSFTTLIVANLALILTNRSWSMTIFETLRSPNKALWYVIGGALLFLGLVLYLEPLRNLFGFSILHLEDLLICLLAGIISILWFEALKMAGKL, from the coding sequence TTGACAAATGACCTTGATATCAAAGATATTTCTGGGCTTTCCCAGATTGAAGTAGCTGAAAGACAAAAAAAGGAAGGATATAATGAACTTCCTTCAACAAAAAAAAGAACTATTCTTACTATTTTGTTTGAGGTCATTCGTGAACCGATGTTCCTGCTATTAATAGCCAGTGGAATAATATATCTTTTTCTAGGAAGTCTTGATGAGGCTTTAATGCTTCTTGGATTTGTTTTTGTTATAATTGGAATCACTTTTTACCAGGAACGTAAAACAGAGCGTACACTGGAGGCACTCAGGGACTTATCCAGTCCACGTGCACTGGTAATCCGTGATGGTGAAAAAAAGCGAATTCCAGGTCGTGAAGTGGTTAGGGATGATATTTTAATTTTAGAAGAGGGAGATAGGGTACCTGCAGATGCTGTTGTTCTTTCATGCAGCCATCTTCTAATTAATGAATCACTATTAACTGGAGAATCTGTACCTGTTCGTAAAGTCCCGTGTGGAGGAGTTATGGATATGTATCCACCGGGTGGTGATGAATTACCATCAGTTTACTCCGGAACTCTCGTTGTACAGGGTCAGGGAATAGCTCAAGTACAAAATATAGGTTTAAAAACGGAAATGGGTAAGATTGGTAAGAGATTGGAGACACTGGAAGATGAAGATACTTCCTTACAAAAAGAAACCCGTACTTTGGTTCGAAACTTTGCACTTGCAGGAATAGTATTATGCGCTGCTGTAGTAATTATATATGGGTTGACAAGATTAGACTGGATCAACGGATTTTTAGCAGGTATAACACTGGCAATGGCTATTCTGCCTGAAGAAATTCCGGTTGTACTTACAATTTTCCTTGCATTGGGAGCATGGAGAATTTCTAAAAAAGAGGTACTTACAAGGCGTTCACATGCAATACAGGCTTTAGGGTCAGCAACTGTGTTGTGTGTTGATAAAACAGGTACTTTAACTTTAAATCAAATGTCAGTTAGTAAAATTTATGCAAATGGAGATTTTTACGAAGTTAATACAGAAAAACAGGATTCACTTCCAGAAAATTTCCACGAACTTGTTGAATTCAGTATCCTTGCTAGCCAGAGAGATCCCTTTGATCCAATGGAGAAAGCATTAGAAAAGCTTGGAGAAGATACTTTATCGGATACAGAGCATTTACACGATGATTGGACAATAGTACGCGAATATCCTCTTTCACAGGAATTACTGGCAATGTCTCATGTTTGGAAATCGCCGGATGGTGAAGATTATATCATCGCAGCAAAAGGTGCACCCGAAGCTATTGCTGATCTCTGCCATTTAAACGAAAAAGATACACAGAAAATGTTACAGAATATAAAATCAATGGCAAATGAAGGTTTAAGGATACTTGGAGTAGCTAAAGCAAGCTTTAAACAAGTAGGTTTGCCAGTTGAACAACATGATTTTAAATTTGAGTTTTTAGGGCTTATAGGGTATATAGATCCAGTTAGACCGGGAGTTGCAGATGCAATTGATGAATGTTATAATGCAGGATTAAGGGTTGTAATGATAACTGGGGACTATCCGGGTACTGCAAAGAAAATTGCTGAGCAAATTGGCCTTAAGCCAAGAGAAAAGATTATTACAGGTCCAGAACTGGATAATATGGATGATTCAAAGTTACAGAATGAAATTAAAAATGTAAATATATTTGCCAGGGTAGTACCTGAACAGAAACTCCGCCTTGTAAATGCCCTAAAAGCAAATAATGAAGTAGTGGTAATGACAGGGGATGGTGTAAATGATGCTCCAGCGTTAAAATCAGCCCAAATTGGGATAAGTATGGGGGATAGAGGCACTGATGTTGCCAGAGAAGCATCAGCACTGGTATTGCTCAATGATGATTTTTCATCAATAGTAGATGCTGTTAAAATGGGAAGAAGAATCTTTGATAATTTGAAGAAAGCTATTGCCTATATTTTCGCTGTCCACATACCCATAATAGGTATGTCATTAATTCCAGTGCTCTTTAATCTGCCTCTTGTCCTGTTACCAGTTCAAATTGTATTTCTGGAATTAATAATAGATCCTTCATGTTCAATTGTCTTTGAAGCAGAACCAGCAGAAGCAAATGTGATGAAACGGCCACCTAGAAGTGTGAAAGAACCATTATTTGACAGAAGAGTAATCAGTTTAAGTATTCTGCAGGGAATCAGCGTCTTAATAATAGTTTTGGGAGTATATGCAATAACACTCTATAACGGACAGGGAGATATGGAAGCACGTGCATTAAGTTTCACCACATTAATTGTAGCTAACCTAGCCCTGATTTTAACTAACAGGTCATGGTCTATGACAATTTTTGAAACATTACGCTCTCCAAACAAAGCACTTTGGTATGTTATTGGCGGCGCATTACTATTTTTAGGGCTTGTGCTTTACTTAGAACCATTACGTAATCTCTTTGGATTCAGCATTTTACACCTGGAAGACCTGTTAATTTGCCTGTTAGCAGGGATTATAAGTATCTTGTGGTTTGAGGCCTTAAAAATGGCCGGTAAATTATAG